In a genomic window of Streptomyces katrae:
- a CDS encoding NAD-dependent epimerase/dehydratase family protein, translating to MRVLLIGANGYLGRYVADRLLADPAVQLTALGRGDDADVRFDLATGSPGALTRFLDAVHPGVVINCAGATRGGARELTRHNTVAVATICESLRRSGCGARLVQLGCAAEYGPSQPGSSTAEDAVPRPGGPYGVSKLAATELVLGSGLDAVVLRVFSPVGPGTPAGSPLGRLAEAMRRAMQSGDGELKLSGLGVQRDFVDVRDVARAVHAASLSAAQGVVNIGTGRAVRLRDAAAVLARVAGYGGALNELDVPHGGPHNASPHGHPGRPQGLAGIGSPRSEATAEQLATAAPQPYPYPDGCGAWQQADVRTARDRLGWRPRINLEESLADIWMEAACRI from the coding sequence ATGAGGGTGCTGCTGATCGGAGCCAACGGTTACCTCGGCCGCTACGTCGCGGACCGGCTGCTCGCCGACCCCGCCGTCCAGCTCACCGCGCTGGGCCGGGGCGACGACGCCGACGTCCGTTTCGACCTGGCCACCGGCAGTCCCGGCGCCCTCACCCGGTTCCTGGACGCCGTCCACCCGGGCGTCGTCATCAACTGCGCGGGCGCCACCCGCGGCGGAGCCCGGGAGCTCACCCGGCACAACACCGTCGCCGTCGCCACCATCTGCGAGTCCCTGCGCCGCAGCGGCTGCGGGGCCCGGCTCGTCCAGCTCGGCTGCGCCGCCGAGTACGGGCCCAGCCAGCCCGGCTCGTCCACGGCCGAGGACGCCGTGCCGAGACCCGGCGGACCGTACGGCGTCAGCAAGCTCGCCGCCACCGAGCTGGTACTGGGTTCCGGGCTGGACGCCGTCGTCCTGCGGGTGTTCTCGCCCGTCGGCCCCGGCACCCCCGCCGGGTCCCCGCTCGGCCGGCTCGCCGAGGCGATGCGGCGCGCCATGCAGTCCGGGGACGGGGAGCTCAAGCTCAGCGGGCTCGGCGTGCAGCGCGACTTCGTGGACGTACGGGACGTGGCCCGGGCCGTGCACGCCGCCTCCCTGTCCGCCGCCCAGGGCGTGGTCAACATCGGCACCGGCCGCGCGGTCCGGCTGCGCGACGCGGCGGCCGTCCTCGCCCGGGTGGCCGGATACGGGGGCGCCCTGAACGAGCTCGACGTCCCGCACGGCGGACCGCACAACGCCTCCCCGCACGGGCACCCCGGCCGCCCCCAGGGGCTGGCCGGCATCGGCTCGCCCCGCTCCGAGGCGACCGCCGAACAGCTCGCCACCGCGGCCCCCCAGCCGTACCCCTACCCCGACGGCTGCGGCGCCTGGCAGCAGGCCGACGTGCGCACCGCCCGGGACCGCCTCGGCTGGCGGCCCCGGATCAACCTGGAGGAATCCCTCGCGGACATCTGGATGGAGGCGGCGTGCCGCATCTGA